Proteins encoded by one window of Nicotiana tabacum cultivar K326 chromosome 10, ASM71507v2, whole genome shotgun sequence:
- the LOC142165476 gene encoding ribonuclease 3-like protein 3, with amino-acid sequence MENPKQEENLVSLYTSSSENLHLTEEMNQITQNNETHIVLERSVEEVEKIIAYKFKNPNLLERAFTHSSFEENCASYERLEFMGDAALNLLIATEHFLNYPDLPPGKLTRLRATNVDTEKLARVAIKYNLHDYLRHNKPLLKGQVEEFRDAIMEYPLHSTGLVDAPKVLADIVESLIGAIYIDGNFSMNIIWQFSILWAHLNPLR; translated from the exons CAAGAGGAAAACCTTGTCTCTCTTTATACTTCATCATCAGAAAACCTTCATTTAACAGAAGAAATGAACCAAATTACACAGAATAATGAAACTCATATAGTTTTGGAGAGGTCAGTGGAGGAAGTAGAGAAAATAATAGCATACAAATTCAAGAACCCTAATTTGTTAGAACGAGCTTTTACTCATTCTTCCTTTGAAGAAAACTGTGCTTCGTATGAGAGATTGGAGTTTATGG GTGATGCTGCTCTTAATCTGTTGATAGCAACGGAGCATTTTTTGAATTACCCTGATTTACCTCCTGGGAAACTCACAAGGTTGAGAGCTACCAATGTAGATACAGAGAAACTTGCTAGAGTTGCCATCAAATATAATTTGCATGATTATTTACGTCACAATAAACCTTTACTTAAAGGACAA GTGGAAGAATTCAGAGATGCAATAATGGAGTACCCATTGCATTCAACAGGTCTCGTTGATGCCCCTAAAGTTCTTGCAGATATAGTTGAATCTTTGATTGGTGCCATCTATATTGATGGCAATTTCTCCATGAATATAATTTGGCAG TTTAGTATTTTATGGGCTCATCTGAATCCTCTTCGCTAG
- the LOC107824288 gene encoding ribonuclease 3-like protein 3, producing MNQITLNDETHIVPERSVEEVEKIIAYKFKNPNLLQQAFTHSSFEENCASYERLEYVGDAVLNLLIATAHYLDYPDLPPGKLTRLRAANVDTEKLARVAIKYNLHDYLRHKKPLLKGQVEGFRNAIMEYPLHSTGLIDPPKVLADIVESLIGAIYIDCNFSMDTTWKVVKNFLRPLITLEKLEIHPVTKINELCQKNGLKVEFVDSWGETGEVEVHVNGKIVGKGKFSGKKIIAQNRAAHNAYYQVVTNLSKEKTTDDYPCDETQS from the exons ATGAACCAAATTACACTAAATGATGAAACTCATATTGTTCCAGAGAGGTCAGTGGAGGAAGTAGAGAAAATAATAGCATACAAATTCAAGAACCCTAATTTGTTACAACAAGCTTTTACTCATTCTTCCTTTGAAGAAAACTGCGCATCATATGAGAGATTGGAGTATGTAG GTGATGCTGTTCTCAATCTACTGATAGCAACGGCGCATTATTTGGATTACCCTGATTTACCTCCTGGGAAACTCACAAGGTTGAGAGCTGCCAATGTGGATACTGAGAAACTTGCTAGAGTTGCAATTAAATATAATTTGCATGATTATTTACGTCACAAAAAGCCTTTACTTAAAGGACAA GTGGAAGGATTCAGAAATGCAATAATGGAGTACCCATTGCATTCAACAGGTCTCATTGATCCCCCTAAAGTTCTTGCAGATATAGTTGAATCTTTGATTGGTGCAATCTATATTGATTGCAATTTCTCCATGGATACAACTTGGAAG GTGGTAAAAAATTTCTTGCGGCCTCTAATTACTCTAGAAAAACTCGAGATTCATCCCGTTACGAAAATTAACGAGTTATGCCAAAAGAATGGATTGAAAGTTGAATTTGTTGATTCATGGGGGGAAACAGGAGAGGTTGAAGTTCATGTTAATGGCAAAATTGTTGGAAAGGGGAAGTTTAGTGGAAAGAAAATAATTGCACAAAATAGGGCTGCACACAATGCTTATTACCAAGTTGTTACAAATTTGAGTAAGGAAAAAACTACTGATGATTACCCTTGTGATGAAACACAAAGCTGA